The following is a genomic window from Pan paniscus chromosome 6, NHGRI_mPanPan1-v2.0_pri, whole genome shotgun sequence.
GTAACAAACTGGATAGTCCATCTAGGACCTTAAAAACATACATGAGTAATACAAGCTCAGACATCAAAGAGAGAGGTGGATACAGTCCACTCCACTTCCAGTCTTCCAAGCATTTAAGGGTTGAGTCAAAAGATCTTAGGTAGTTGTCTTGCACTAGCACTTCAAGTACAAAGATACCTTTGGTGAATTTTCAAGAATGAATATAAAATCAATTTaacttccagtttttttttttaaatgaatctcaCACAAATTAACTGGTTATAGGCTACTTCAGCTTCTTCCTGAAGCAGTTGTAGCTCCTAATTAATGTGAACTCCACGAAGAAAGAACTCCCACCATTTTATGTGCTCTGGGATGCGGCTGAGTCTTTCCAATTGCAGTCTGTTTACTCTTTGGACAGCTGCATCTCCTCCTTATCTGCTGAACTGAGGACTGTACAAATGTTTCTTGTGGGTCAGTGTAATATTAAAGAATAGCTATGTTTAGAAGGCCAGTTACCGTTGCTGTACCCACACGTCAGGGGCAAAGGCTGAGTGGGCAGATGGGGGGCTGCCACCCCTCCTCACGCCCGGCTTGGGACCAGCCTGGAGTCTCAAGCCGAAACCCCTCACGCGGGTGGGCACACAATGCCCGGCGTGTCGCCTGGGCCTCCTCGGAGGTGCTTTAACAGGCTCTTGCGTTTTTGAACGGCCCTCCTGGACTCTGATCTGTTTAAACTAGAGGCGTTAATAAGTGATAACCTGGATCTGCCCTCCTTGGAAGCTGCCTGCATATAtcttattgtttaaaataaataaaaatggtgcCCCGGGCGAGAAGATGGGgttgtttcctttttcctctggCTCTGCCCCGAGAAAGAGGGCGGGATCCTCACGGCTCACACTGGGGAGGGTCTTTCGTCGGCCGCCGGCTCGCCTCGGAGGGCCTGGACCACTGGACCGCCTTTCCCCGGGGCCCTACCGCGGGACCGCGGGCTTCTGGCTCCTCCTGGGGCTGCGTCCGTATGCGCGGAGCGTGTGGCCGGGCCGTCGCCGCGCCACCCCACCTGAGTCCGCCGGCCAGCGCGGGGACGCACCGGGCAGAGTGTGTTTGGCGACCCTCCCGCACCTCTGGTCTCAGTTGCGTGTGTGCACGAGGGGTTCCATAGGGCTCAGGGATGCTTGGTACCCACGGGGGAGAATCCCTCGCCGAACCCTGCGGGTCTGCGGGGCGGGCCGCGAGACTGGCGCGCAAAAGCGGCTCCAAGGCGGGGCTCCCGCGCTCCCCGGGGCCGGCTTGCCGAGTCCAAGTTGAGCAACCGGCGTCGAGAGAGACACCGCCCCTGCTGCGGGCGGGGGCCTCTCCTCGCTTCCGATTGGCTGACGGGGGGAACCTATCGCCGTCGGCCGCCTCCGCCAGAGCGGTTTGCTGGTTTTCATTCATTGGCCCCGGAGCCGCCCCTGGATTTCCATCTTTTGTGGCGCGAAAATAACCCTTTGCTCCCTCGTTGGTTTTGTTGAGGTTGAGGGGTGGGACTGTGTTCCCCTCCGCTCGCTCTCGTTTTTCCTGCCCTTTAACAGCTCGCCCCCAGCCCCAACCcccaaggaagaaagagggaggtAACGCCGAGGAAGGGTGGAAAGCAGTTCTGCGTCCGTGGGTGGAGCCCGCCCCTTGGCTGACCGCATGGTGCCCGCAcggtcccttcccttcccccagcGTCCAGCGCCCGGAGGTTCTGGATTTGCGCCATGCTCAGCAGCTGGAGTCACATCTTCGTTTCCCTGCCCATTTCCAACATCTTAGAGTTGATGCGTCCTTTTTTACTTAAAACAACTACAACCAACCATGTTCTCAGGTACCAGAACTTTTCTGGGCTTCTAGAGAAATCGACTCGCCCTGCCCGCTCCCTTCCTAAACCCCTTTGTGGTCCACAGGGTTGTTTTAagcaaaatcaaacaaccccTCCAAAAAAAGCAAACGAAAAATTCCGGGTAAAATCAACTATGCTGAGACCACGTTTTCGTTGAAGCTGCCCTAAGACCAATGAAGCTGAGACCGACCTTCAAGGATTAACGATTTCTGTAGCTGAAATGTTCTAATTTCACTGACGTTTGGTGGAGAcggtgagaaaaaataaatatgaatttgaCTTGGAAAAGCACAAAACAAacgaaataataatatttaatttgattAACTGAAAAGGCAAACAGCCACAGTGGTGTATTCTAGGTACTGGTGTCTTTGGTGAgtttgtaattatttaaataaattgctgTTGGTTTCATCAAAAATACAGATCAGAACTCTGGCCGtgacaaaaaaagaaggaagtataAATTTGTTTGGTATATCTAATTTTATAACAGACTTTACCAACCTTTCATTatctggagaaaaggaaatgtacCAGTTAAGAATATAAGTTAATTTGTTTGCAGataattgttcattttttgtCTTGACAAAATACTCTATTTGGTTAAAAACGGTAAAATgataattcagtaaatatttaaaactttgagAGAATTGGTTTAAATCAGGGAGTTCAAAGATTTTCTCTGTGTTGTTTACTCTTAGTGATGTTACATCTTCTTCTGAgtgcttttgaaaaaattattagtTCTGTGTTAGTCTCTAAAAACTAAAGTAACATAAATTGCCATgtaccaaaattttaaaacaaattttaacaacTGAATTGGTTAGtaaagaaaaactactttaaagtagAAGTAatcattaaacatattttatttacatttgtatatttCAACTACATTTCACTAATGTGGTTGATAGTATTTTTGAACTTGTCATGTAAAATTATTCATCAGAAACATTAGAATAACTTAGAAATGGTTTGAGTTgagtaaattaattaaaacttaaGGACTGAATTTGTAGTATGCTAAAGATTATAgagttaataatttaaataatcctTTATCACCTAAGAAATTTAAATTGTGAAGATATGATTATTTGTGAAATGATTCTAGGTtgcaatttatatattcaattatttttatattttggaaatgaTACAGTAGAAAACTATTGAGGAATTTATTAGAGAAAAttgtaattgtaaaaaaaaagtcaaaattaatcATTTAGACAAGCCAAGACTCTAAAACCtggtatattttttaatgttttctcaaaATCAAAGATTTAtacaatcaatattttaaaaaaacaaacaaaaaactgttctGTTTGAgagaaactcattttttaaattttcaactacTAAGTCAGGAATTGGAATTTTTATCTGGTAAACATGCATAGTTGTTAAAGTAGTAGATAAGCAGGAGTACTTTTATTGGAATTATATCCTGTATTAATACTACTTCACTTAGgtgaaaactttaaaatactcATTCTTCTGGAGAGGGGGTGGGAAGGATGAGACCTTCAATAAAGACTCTTTGGTGATtagtgtgtacatatgtatttgCAGACCAGCCATAGAAAACAGAGGGTAGGCATTTGTTTAATAGGGGGAGGGGTCTGGGGAAACTGGGAAGATTAGGGTATTTAATCTTGTTTCTTGGTTGCAACTCATTTATCCTGCAGGTTTCCTTGCTCAGTGTGGAAGGAAGAGGGTAGAGAGAGAATGTATTAACTAATGGTGTAAAATGGGAAAGTAATCCATGCATGAAATCCCACTGGAAAGAACAGTAAGAACCCACTCTCCCCACtaaaataatctgaaaacaaAGCACATGCTGAGGTTATGGCTAGTTTTCAGCACTCTCTAACACCTACATTTAAAAGACACATGCTAGGTTGCTATGTTCATATTTGGACCCTTTGTTTTCTTGACCATTTCTATTCCAGAAACTAATTCCAAAAATCTCAGGAATTAAAGATTCTTTAATAAAACAGCAGATCTcatgacatatatttacatacacattaACTCTTTCTAGGCAGTCTTTAAGGTAAATTGATGAATGCCTCATGCTATCTATAAATGTAAAGTTAATTTTTAGATGTACTAAGGCAGAATCAATTTTACAATTCCTTACTTGCAAGATGATAATAGATCATAACCATTTCCATTTGGACTGATTAAAATtcattccttctttattttaGTTTACATTTTGGTCCTAAGCTGCTCTCTAGCATGATGATCCTAGCTTTAAAGAGGGAAACAGCAGGCTAAGtgaggggtttttgttttttggctctaGTTCAAAAATCTCAGCTGAAGTTCATAAAGAATCTGAGCGCATAAGATaaagtagagaaaaacaaaacttaatcATCTTTCTCACAATCTACACTATAAAAAATTTGTCCTGAAATTCATGCCTAACATACTTCTACTGAAAcattgacttctttttttatatatatatgttagagGATTGTTTAAATATAAACACATGTATATTCTTAATCTGTGTATAttcttaatccccaatgtgattgTTGGcactatcacattggggattaagaatacacagagagagagagagaatttttcttgctttttctcaaCTGACTTAAATTTCATGATCAATTATTTCTAAGTTGACAATACTAGTGCCTTCTTAAAGGCAAAATTTTGTTTGAACTGAGGTTTAATTTAATACCAATAATTGGATCTGATTGATAATTTCCAATTCTTGATTGATTTTGttttggtgggtgggggaggggtctTGTGTCATTCATTGAagcagtttttctgttttttaataattttttatttgtagggTAAACTATTCATATATTATTTGTAACTTAAAATCTTTTTCCTAGCACTTTCCAAGACTTgaagaataatttaaaagtaactaaATCTTACTTATAAGATTTgaataaagactttttaaattgtgtacaacttaatataaataaatatgaaatattttgtgttttaatcATCCATTAAGCTGAAATAACTGCATGGTCCCTTTTTTATAAGTAGCCTAAATCTAATCCAGCTATTAGAAATCTAATTCATAAAAAAGATACCAACGAAGTAACAattcataaaagccaaaaaaatcagtttttgttATAACAGAAATAGATACTGTTTCTGTCATCTGGTGAACATTTTGTTATTAGACAATTAAGTACAGAATGACATTACCATGTTTTGTTTTCGTTTGTTCAAAATTGCCTAGAATTTTGTCCCTTGACTCTGTTACCATAtatctgatggtaatttctttgcttttgtatttctttgctaCCAAGATTCAAATAATATCTTtgcttttcatttaaataaataactatcTGTAAAAagccaaatagaaaataaacaagcatCAAAAGTTGTAGTGTAGTACACTGTAAGTGCTTATTTCTGCAACCATAGTGATatattcaagttttattttaatccCGTCAATATagtgacttttttaaaaagattaaattgaattttgttttaaatattaattaagcaaaaaaaaagtcGAGTAGATGTTTTAATTCAATGAAATAGACAACAGGGCGAAAGGTAACATTACTCTGTTCCCTCAACAACAACAGATCTTCCAGTTGAGGGCAGTTTTGTCGGATATGGAATGAACTCAGTGTGTGCACTTGGACATGtgaatatatgcacatatttctGCTGAGAAGCCCTTTAGAGAGATTAGTGAAGGAGCAAAGCAAGATAGAACTTGTGTTCAAATTCTGAGGTTGCAGGTTAAAACAAGCAAGGCAAGCACTACTTTTAAAGTGTTTTCTTAACCATCAGAATACTTCAGTATGATGTCTTTAAAGCTGGGGAGATAAGACTAACAAAACAGTATAGATTGAACTGAAATTATGATGCTACTAGTATATCACCATTAGAACTTACATCATATAAATGTGTTTTCCATTTTATGTCTTTCTATAACtcgttttctatttaaaatatatgtagttagtattatacatataaaacatccATCAACATTATTAAAACATGAACGTAACCAGTTTAAAAATTGGTAGAAATAATACGGGTCACATATTTTGAAGTTAAATTTATCTCGAAAATATGAAGTTATCACAAATCCTTTCTGTTGGATTGTTCTACCACTTCTATTTGTGTACATTATCCATAATAGATACATTAATCAAAATAAGCAGTgttatttgaaaaaatgtctatAAAAAAAGAGCTAAAGATAGATACTGGTCTGTTCTTGTCGTGAAAACAACAATggtttttgaaacttaaataagGAGAGAAAACTCAGATTTAAGTGAAGTGTGGGTCCTGTTATTTACTGTCTTTATTGGGGGTTAGGAGAGCTGAGATTAAACTGTAATGTTGCTTCAGGAATGACTACCAACAAAGTTTTAAGTTGCTATAAATGAAGAATATTATTTCAGTCAAATGATAGCCCCTTCctgttattctttaaaataattatttccttgtttattaaaTATCCTTAAATTATTTCATTGCAAAGTGAGGGGGAGTCATATTGTATTAGGATAACCAAACATTTTAACACTTTGAGCCTCTAAATGGATGAAGAATGCCCATTGCTTtttaaacaaaccaaaacaaaaacaaaaaaaagtttatctttgTTACAATAAGTGATgcatttatcttctttctttacCTATGGCAATGTTCTGCTAACATAGTAATAAGCTGAGTTACTCTCTGGATGTGGcaattaatagaaataaatatattacagtgaagcacagagaggatatataagcaaaaaaaataaaaagatcagatTTATGGAACTCTGGATTAAGCTAAAATTTAGAGTATCTTCTTACAACCAAATCCAGTGATCAAGCTTATAGTCTTTAAAACCTGTAACAAAGTAAAAACTTGAAAGTATTGTTAATATGCAGTTATTACTAATTATGATAAAAATCTATTTGTGGTTTCATTTAATGtaactttatataatataaaatacaattattttgtttttaaaggttttttccCATGTTTCTTTCGAGTAAATTCAAAAACTTGAAAGTTAAActgagccaggcgcagtgactcatgcctgtaatcccagcactttgggaggctgaggcaggcggatcacaaggtcaggagatcgagaccagcctggccaatatggtgaaaccccgtctctactaaaaatacaaaaatcagctgggtgtggtggcacgcacctgtagtcccagctacttgggaggctgaggcaggagaattgcttgaacctgggaagcagaagttgcagtgagccatgttggtgccactgcactccagcctgggcaacagagcgagactccatctccaaaaaagaaaaaaagaaagttaaactgaAGACTGTTAAAGTTGTTTTATAAAAATCAGATATCTGTGGATTAAAACATGGTCCTTTTCTAACTTTTCCATGAAAGCTTGGAATATAACCTATTAAAAGCTAACtgacagccaggcgcagtggctcacgcctgtaatcccagcactttgggaggccgaggcagtcagatcgcctgaggtcaggagttcgagaccagcctgaccaacatgttgaaaccccgtctcgccCTCCCCCCCAAGCTGTTTTTCTAGCGTGTTGCCCTTTTTCAACCACATTTGTGTTTCAGGTGTAGAGAGGAGAGTAAACAGGGAGCGGGGCTTTTGTCTGTTGGTCTCCCTGGACTGAAGAGAGGGAGAATAGAAGCCCAAGACTAAGATTCTCAAAATGGTTTATTACCCAGAACTCTTTCTCTGGGTCAGTCAAGAACCATTTCCAAACAAGGACATGGAGGGAAGGCTTCCTAAGGGAAGACTTCCTGTCCCAAAGGAAGTGAACCGCAAGAAGAACGATGAGACAAACGCTGCCGCCCTGACTCCACTGGGCAGCAGTGAACTCCGCTCCCCAAGAATCAGTTACCTCCACTTTTTTTAATCGTAACACCTCCATTTGTATTACATACGGCGTATGGGTATTGATGAGGTCATGGTACCACATATgggatttttttctgtgtaaatcATTAAGTATAAGAGGAAACTATGGGACTCTGAGCCTTGCTTTAGAGAATTTACAGTGGACAAATAGGTATCATCAAACCAGTTTTTAATCATTCTGACCCAAGTGAAAATGCTCAATTTCACACTGTGAATCCACGTTTACAACCCTTACAGGTGGGCCTTCAGGCCTAGTTCGCTACAACAATGTCTTCCACAACTCAAACTCCCACCGCGTTCACACAACCAGTCCACTCCTGCCTTTTCACTCACACAGCTCCCGACCGCTTCTTGCAGAGGCTGAGagtcccccctttttttttcatttagatgtAACAAACCTAGTAGTTTATGTTTATCAATCGtctgtatatatctatattttatccATGTACTCTTGATGTATAGACATAGTTTGAAACTCGTTTCCTTGTGGTAAGTGACCGAGATGCTGCCACAGGACCTGAGACACTGATGAATGGTGCTATTTTGGACTTTCATCATGCTCCTTGGCGAGGTAGCTctgatggggttattttttatttccatgttctaAGAAGGTGTTGGTACTCTGTTTCGCTGAATGTTGTTCTCTAGACTGGACTGACTTGTTTTCCTTGTGTCTTCAGTGTGGCTTTCTTCCTCAGTGTTGTAGGTTGAGCGAATGCTACCAGAGTGTGAGAGACGATTGTCTCATTGGCTGGCACTCATGGACATGCAGTCACGGTAGCGGGAGCAATCACAAAACTGTAATTTACTACCAAATCTCTTCCTTTCTATAGCCTCGCCTGCCTGActtacagaaagaaaagcaataatTTTACAGGCATTTTGAGGTGTCTCTTTGGGTTCTTTCTGTTTGAAAGGATATTTgtggaaaaaaagagcaaaacctttttaaataaattccccctgaaaaaaacccaaaacactggCATCTGAGTAGGAATATGAAAATGACACCTTTTCCAAATATTACATTGGAAAACAGTGTCTTTACAAAATCACAATACTTTTTCAAAAGGAAGAGCATTCTTTTTTTGGCAATTTTGATAAGCAAGGTATAGGTTTACATTTTTGTCCTTGCTCCCAAcgaaatggataaacaaaaataaaataccatctaCTCATGGAATGTTGTTGTGTTAGCCAGTCTGAACGCCCACCTTAATTTTCATATAACTGTCTTTCAGCTCTTCTTTTGATAGGACAGGCCTTGTTCTGAACTGTTACGCTTCTGACTGTTAAACACTGATGACACATGCACTGCACTTCTTCGTTTTCTTGCTCCCCCATTGGCCTGAGTTTCTTGTgcattcctcctctccctccttcgtTAGAATAGGTATATCAGCTGTGTAAATAGAGCAAGAAAACAGTATTCTGCATCCGTGGTATTTATGTAGAGTTGCAGTTGTGTACTGCTGAAAATGCAGGCTTTTGTAACAGTGTGATCTTTACTGATGCACTCATGACAAGTACCCAAtgtattttagctattttagtagtatttgttcaataaatatgcaAGCTgttaggtaaaaagaaaaaaaaaaaagaactccgtctccactgaaaatacaaaaattagctgggcgtggtggcacgcacctgtagtcccagctacttaggaggctgaggcaggagaattgcttgaacctgggaagcggaggttgcagtgagccgagatcacaccattgcaaaaagctcataaaacaagttttgctgatttttttttttttaaatcttacagGTAATGTAAGGACATTGGAGATTTTGATTGTATATGTATGTAGCTGATTAGAGGTTGGGTACTCAAAcaaattcattttgaaaacaaTACCTTTGAAGAAAATTGCCACTTCGGCATTATCAAAGTGATTCTGCAATGTAAAATGAAGTAATAGATTCTGGATTTTGAATCCTGCTATGGACATACcgatataaatatgcaaatatagtcTTGTTTTCAAAAGCCAGTCTAGAGTGCATGTAGTCAAGAAATCAGACTCTGACGTAAAGGGAAGTCAAAGTGTTTAAAGCACTTGTAACTGGAAAAGAATGCATAACTGGAAGGTATCTTCCAGTTACATCTACTGTAGTAAATAGTACATCCATTATAGTAAATATTAGGTTACAATttcactaaaatataattttggtaGTTAAGATTTTATCTTTGGAAGTGTATGCTTTTAgcactttttatttaataaaaagagaGATTGAGGCAATGTGCGTTACAGCCTAGTACTAGAAGACTCAGTAGGAAGATACAATATTTAccccttttgtttgtttctgagacagagccttCCTCCATAGCCCATGCTGGGATGCAGTGActtgaacacagctcactgcagccttgaactacttgacttaatcaatcctcccacctcagcctcctgagtagctgggactacaaggcacgcaccaccatgcccagctaacttttctttttttaatacagtGTCTaattatattgctcaggctggtcttgaactcacaggctcaaacgatcctcttgcctcagcctcccaaagtgctgggattacaggtgtgagtcaccacacctggccctatttatatatattccaaaTTCTTAGATACTTTGGATAAGGAagtttggtgtttgtttgttttctgtttaataaCTAGGGGATTGTACCTTCTCTTTTACATGACTTTCAATTGAACTTGTTTCATAAAGATGTTTCTGTAATTTGAAGgcgcagggcgcggtggctcacaccggtaatcccaacactttgggaggctgaggcaggcggattgcgaggtcaggaaatcgagagcatcctggctaacacaggtgaaaccccgtctctactaaaaatataaaaaattagccgggcatagtggtgggcgcctgtggtcacagctactccggaggctgaggtaggagaatggcgtgaaccggggaggcggagcttgcagtgagctgagatcgggccactgcactccagcctgggcgacagagtgagattccgcctcaaaataataataataatttgaagaCTAGACAGATTATTAGGGATCTACTAGATACCCATTTTACCACTGAGGCCAAGGAAGGTCAATGCAGGCAGACACACAGCTAGTTCGGTGGCAGGACCAAGATGTGTTTATCACGGAAGGACATCATAGAACAACGCAAGGTTGAAGTAAGAATAGtatgtttttcctatttttggtGACAAGAAAACAGACCCAAGGTGAGGTTTGCCCAGACACAAAATCattacctttttaaataaaacGCCTACATTTATGCTTATCAGGGGTTCTGCATGTTATGGAAAGCTTAAGGTTGAAAGTCTTTATGGTGGAGGAGACCTTGAAAAAAATCACCTGCTTCACCTCAGTAACTTCAGTCAGGATCTCATTTAAACTGTCGCAAACAGGTAAAATCAGTTCACTAAAATGCTGCTAGGGAAGAAATTCCATGATTTATTTAGCCTGTgatctctctcctgtctctcaaAAGCTTGATTCAAGGCCCAGCTATATCAGAATCGCTAGATGACAAGgaatctgctttctttctttctttttttttttacttagacaagatctcactatgtcactacgttgcccaggctggtctcaaactgctggcctcgggtagtcctcctgccttggcctcccaaagtgctggaattacagtcctGAGCCTCCG
Proteins encoded in this region:
- the LOC117980892 gene encoding neuronal regeneration-related protein-like, which gives rise to MVYYPELFLWVSQEPFPNKDMEGRLPKGRLPVPKEVNRKKNDETNAAALTPLGSSELRSPRISYLHFF